The window TAAAAAAATTTTCAAATTCTATTTAAAGGATATTTCCTTCCCCGCCTTTTTGCAAGCCTAATATCTCAGGGAAGAAGTATTTGGTTGTGCGCAAATTATAAAGGATGATCGAATCTTCCTCTTTATTAATGATTCTTTCCAGTTCCATTTTAAGCTTCGTAAGATTGGCTTCGGATATTTCCCCCTGTAAAACGGAATTCTGCACCCAGTTCAAGTACTGGCGGCATTTTTTGAGAACCTTATTTACTCTCTTTTGGTTGACATCATAGACCAGTACAACAAACATTCGGCCTCACCCCCTGTTGCCTCCAGATCATCCTATCCAATGTCACCATCGGGCTATAAAAGGAGTATAATCCTTTTCCCCCATCAGATGCTTTTCCAGCTTATAAAGCTCCAGACGGATCATGCGGCGATAGGAAACGGACCGGCCAATCTCCCGGTGCTGAATGGTGGTCATTAGCTTTTTGTCTAACTCCTCGATAAAGCATCTCTTGGCCTTATCTTTAAGCAGAATTCCTTCGGTGCTTTGCTCAAAATCCTGTTTGGTAATCATTTTTTTGCCGATCAGGAAAAAGATTAACCGATCAATTAGAATGGGTTTAAAGATCTCCGCTATATCCAAATTCAGAGTAAAGCGCCGAAAATTCGTAGCGTGAAGAAAGCCAATCCGGGGGTCCAGATGGGTTTTATAAATTTCACTTAAACAGATGGAATACATTAAAGAATTGCCAAAGCTGATGAGGGTGTTTAAATAATTTTTCGGGGGACGGCGGCTTCTTTCCTGAAAAATAAAGTCGGGATGGCCGATGATGGCGTCAAAGGCCCGGTAATAATGATCCCGGATGTTGCCTTCAATGGCCATCAGGGCTGCAATGTCCCGGCAGTCATCCACAGAGGGAAGCAGTCTTTCCACGGCGGCAATAAATTCACCCACCTCTTTCTCCCGGCCATGATAATATTTCAGCACCTGGCGAATATTTTTTGCCGCCCCCCGCACAAACTCCCGGGCAATAGCTAATCGCCGCTCCTCATCCAAATAATGCTCCGACTGCCGCAGGATCATATAGCCGGAACTCAAATGCTCCCGGGGATAGAAAGTGCCCATATAGTAACCATGGTGGCTGAAGTAGTGCAGGATAATCTCCTTTTGGGAAAGGAATTCCAGAAGTTTTTTGTTAAACTGTACTTCCCCGAAAATCATGATCTCCCCGGTATCTTCAACGGGAAGAAACCGCCGCCCGGTTTCTGTCTCAAAGTATAAGGTGTTGTCTTTGCGATGGATTTCCCCGTTGGAGAAAATATACAGCGTCTTTTTCACCCGCATCACTCCGTTTCTTTCTAAGACCAGCAGAATTCGGCATAGGCACAGTTTTTACAGAATTTAATCTTCCGGGGTTGGGGCGGTTTATCCAAGTAAACAATGCGCAAAATCTCCCGCCGCACCCGCTCCAGTTCCTGTTCCGTTTGTTCATCCATCAGGACTTCCTCCCGGACTTTTTCTTTAGGAAACCGCAGTTCCCCCCGGGCCTCAATGCCCCGCTCTTTCAGTTCACTTAAGTAAAAGGCCAACTGCATCCGGGCGCTCTCCTTGTATTTGGAGCTTTTCTTTACTTCACCGATGACCATTTGCCCGTTTTCCATATGAAAGACATCAATTTTACTGCCGCCCACACTGATTTCCTTCTTCTCACGTTGATAGGTATTCTCACCGATAAAGCGGCCCAGGGACACATTATCGTTATCCTGGTCGGGGTTGATCTGATGGCTGATCAGCCAGACCTCACGGGGGCAGATGTAATAGTACCAGACCAATGTACCGCTTACACCGATCTCCTTTTCCGGCACGGAGTATCCCCCTTTCCATAAAACAATTGGTCTATAAGATATACCTTTCTTCGAAAGCCTCAGAAAATGTTCTCGTAAAAGTAAGTCACTGCTATTTAGCAAACTAATAATTGATTGAGAGATTGTACATTATTAAAAAATCATTGTTTCCCCCTCAACAACTAATCCTTTATCATCTGAATAATAACCGTCTTTTAATATCCATAGTCCTGTGTTTATTTTAAATTCATAAGCAATTTGTTGTGGATAGAAACCCGGTTTTACAAATACATTTACTGATACCATAGCCATACGACCAGCTACCCTACGCCATGCTTCTCGTCGCTCCCAAATATTCTTTATTTCCATGATCTCGCACATATCTTGGTATAGTGTTGGATCCTGCTCTATCACCAAAAACGTATACTGCTGTTTTTCCTTACCTCGTAAAAGTTCCCGTATGGAGACATCATCTTGCCATCGTGCAAACCTTTCCAAGTGAATAAATCCAGTATCTTTCCTAACAGATAATTCTTTAAAGTAACAATCTGTCAAGGTCAGTATATCTTCTTCTAGTACTTCTTTGTATTCTTTCAGCAATCTTCTAGTAACTGAAAGATGTACCTCGTCATAAATCATTTCAGAATAACGTTTTCCCTCATCAACAATGTCAATAATCTCTATTATTCCGCGTGTTTCTTTTCCACCCTCTCGATTACATCTCCCAGCAATTTGAATCAGACAATCTAAAGGCGCAAAATCCCTAATAATTAAATCCATATCAATATCTACCCCTGCTTCAATACACTGGGTGGAAACTACTATACACGGATTTCCTTCTTTAATTTTGTCAATAGACTGCAAACGATTCTTAGGGGTAACATCAGCACTAATAAAAAAAAGTGGAATATCTGCAAATTCATCTTTTCCCTTACGCCAGTCATCAATATAGTCTCTAACCTTTCGTGCGCTTTTTCTTGTGTTAAAAGTCAGTAACACTCGCAATCTTTGAGTAAACCAATCATCTAATCTTTCTTCTAACTCTAAACAAAATTCATCAAGACTTATATGAGTATTTAACCGCAGACGCAAGCAGTATCTTTTACATTGAGCAAAGTATAGATTAGGATTTTTTAATAAGGGTTCAGCATTTTTTACAAAAGGCGGTAAGGTTGCTGACATTAACAATAATTTGCTATTTCCAACTAGAGTTAATTGTTCAAATATTTCATCTAGTGGTTGCCATAACTTACATGGCAATGATTGGACTTCATCCATTATAATAAGGGCATCGCACAGATTATGAAAACGCATTTGATATTTTGCATATGGTTCTATCAAACTAAATAAAAACTGATCATAAGTAGTAATTATAATATCATTTCGCCATGTGTCTACTAAAAAGCTATTGTCACCTGTCGTTAGTTCAGAATCGTATACTCGATCGGATAAAGAATGACTGGTTAATAACCATTCGCTATCGTTCTCAACTCCACCAACTCGTAATAATTTTTTATACTCATTCACTGTTTGGTCAATCACCGATAAAAAAGGCAATACTACGATAATTTTAGGTGGATGCCAATAATTATCAGTATTTTCACGTAATTTAAGCGCCCATGTTGCTGCCAATAAGGTTTTTCCTGCACCAGTTGGTGCAGTGAGGTTAAATATTCGGCTATCTCTCTTGTTGGCAATTACTTCTACTACTTCGTTACGTATTTTTTGCCGTAGACAATTAGTATCGGTTACATCTGGTTTGCCAATACGTTTATCTATCCATTTCGATTGCCATTGATTTACGGGACGCATAAGATATATTGCTGGGTCAGATACAGCAAGTAATGCTTTGTCAGCTTCCAGCATAATTGAGTATATAAATTGACATTTAAGTCGAAAGGCTATAGCCTCCTGAAGATATAAATTTTTATTCTCCTTGATTAGCTTACTGTTTAAAAATTTTAAAGCCTTACGAATAAGCAATGTTATTTCCTGAGGTGAATCTCTTACCGTTTTTATTTCATTAAATTCCAAATTCACTTCTGAAGACAGTATTTCAAAATCTA is drawn from Desulforamulus ruminis DSM 2154 and contains these coding sequences:
- the cas4 gene encoding CRISPR-associated protein Cas4, whose product is MPEKEIGVSGTLVWYYYICPREVWLISHQINPDQDNDNVSLGRFIGENTYQREKKEISVGGSKIDVFHMENGQMVIGEVKKSSKYKESARMQLAFYLSELKERGIEARGELRFPKEKVREEVLMDEQTEQELERVRREILRIVYLDKPPQPRKIKFCKNCAYAEFCWS
- the cas3 gene encoding CRISPR-associated helicase Cas3' → MRSHPHLLLHEHIDQVRIAMRALQQLHSSRTVTFRIQDIMERTAVFHDLGKATDFFQEYIKDPESYKGNSSDKAHTGLSVFLTLIIAKEQEWDVRDALMVVAAISGHHSRLPTFSEQRVGFVDETKHAIERFANGSNVSTIQRQISSIDFEILSSEVNLEFNEIKTVRDSPQEITLLIRKALKFLNSKLIKENKNLYLQEAIAFRLKCQFIYSIMLEADKALLAVSDPAIYLMRPVNQWQSKWIDKRIGKPDVTDTNCLRQKIRNEVVEVIANKRDSRIFNLTAPTGAGKTLLAATWALKLRENTDNYWHPPKIIVVLPFLSVIDQTVNEYKKLLRVGGVENDSEWLLTSHSLSDRVYDSELTTGDNSFLVDTWRNDIIITTYDQFLFSLIEPYAKYQMRFHNLCDALIIMDEVQSLPCKLWQPLDEIFEQLTLVGNSKLLLMSATLPPFVKNAEPLLKNPNLYFAQCKRYCLRLRLNTHISLDEFCLELEERLDDWFTQRLRVLLTFNTRKSARKVRDYIDDWRKGKDEFADIPLFFISADVTPKNRLQSIDKIKEGNPCIVVSTQCIEAGVDIDMDLIIRDFAPLDCLIQIAGRCNREGGKETRGIIEIIDIVDEGKRYSEMIYDEVHLSVTRRLLKEYKEVLEEDILTLTDCYFKELSVRKDTGFIHLERFARWQDDVSIRELLRGKEKQQYTFLVIEQDPTLYQDMCEIMEIKNIWERREAWRRVAGRMAMVSVNVFVKPGFYPQQIAYEFKINTGLWILKDGYYSDDKGLVVEGETMIF
- the cas1b gene encoding type I-B CRISPR-associated endonuclease Cas1b, giving the protein MKKTLYIFSNGEIHRKDNTLYFETETGRRFLPVEDTGEIMIFGEVQFNKKLLEFLSQKEIILHYFSHHGYYMGTFYPREHLSSGYMILRQSEHYLDEERRLAIAREFVRGAAKNIRQVLKYYHGREKEVGEFIAAVERLLPSVDDCRDIAALMAIEGNIRDHYYRAFDAIIGHPDFIFQERSRRPPKNYLNTLISFGNSLMYSICLSEIYKTHLDPRIGFLHATNFRRFTLNLDIAEIFKPILIDRLIFFLIGKKMITKQDFEQSTEGILLKDKAKRCFIEELDKKLMTTIQHREIGRSVSYRRMIRLELYKLEKHLMGEKDYTPFIARW
- the cas2 gene encoding CRISPR-associated endonuclease Cas2 encodes the protein MFVVLVYDVNQKRVNKVLKKCRQYLNWVQNSVLQGEISEANLTKLKMELERIINKEEDSIILYNLRTTKYFFPEILGLQKGGEGNIL